A single window of Kitasatospora sp. HUAS MG31 DNA harbors:
- the ligD gene encoding non-homologous end-joining DNA ligase: MPERQVTEVEGHRLVLSHLDKVLWPDTGWTKGEALYYYARVAPAMLPHLRGRPATFLRFPSGVGEAGFFAKNPPPGLPDWVHTLTVPSHEGPKDRVTVDDLATLMTVANGYALELHVPQWSAATGPGHHDRLVIDLDPGPGTDLTDCCRVALLIRDHLAEDGLTALPKTSGSKGLHLYAALRPAPAEEVVGYAKRLAERLARTHPDLVVSRMAKALRRGRVFVDWSQNATAKTTAAPYTLRATPVPGVSTPLTWREVEHCTDPEEFGFTPDAVLARVESDGDLLADLTTHPAPLPDRRD; encoded by the coding sequence ATGCCCGAACGCCAGGTCACCGAAGTCGAGGGCCACCGGCTGGTCCTGTCCCACCTCGACAAGGTGCTGTGGCCGGACACCGGCTGGACCAAGGGCGAGGCCCTCTACTACTACGCCCGCGTCGCCCCCGCGATGCTGCCCCACCTGCGCGGCCGCCCCGCCACCTTCCTGCGCTTCCCCTCCGGCGTCGGCGAGGCCGGCTTCTTCGCCAAGAACCCGCCACCCGGCCTGCCCGACTGGGTCCACACCCTCACCGTCCCCAGCCACGAGGGCCCCAAGGACCGTGTCACCGTCGACGACCTCGCCACCCTGATGACCGTGGCCAACGGCTACGCACTCGAACTCCACGTCCCCCAGTGGAGCGCCGCCACCGGACCCGGACACCACGACCGCCTGGTGATCGACCTCGACCCCGGCCCCGGCACCGACCTCACCGACTGCTGCCGGGTCGCCCTCCTCATCCGCGACCACCTCGCCGAGGACGGACTCACCGCCCTCCCCAAGACCTCCGGCAGCAAAGGCCTCCACCTGTACGCCGCCCTGCGGCCCGCCCCGGCCGAGGAGGTCGTCGGCTACGCCAAGCGCCTCGCCGAACGCCTCGCCCGCACCCACCCCGACCTCGTCGTCTCCCGGATGGCCAAGGCGCTGCGCCGCGGCCGGGTCTTCGTCGACTGGTCCCAGAACGCCACCGCCAAGACCACCGCCGCCCCCTACACCCTCCGCGCCACCCCCGTCCCCGGCGTCTCCACCCCGCTCACCTGGCGGGAGGTCGAACACTGCACCGACCCCGAGGAGTTCGGCTTCACCCCCGACGCCGTCCTGGCCCGCGTCGAGTCGGACGGCGACCTCCTCGCCGACCTCACCACCCACCCCGCACCGCTCCCCGACCGCCGCGACTGA